One Arthrobacter sp. FW306-07-I genomic window carries:
- a CDS encoding amino acid permease, whose product MTVPVTTEKTFAPRVGRPGLRAQLLRRKPIGQMISEAGSGGGGGGLVRSFGVLQLTMISVGATLGTGILVILGESVPLAGPAIWISFVIAGLAALLSAVSYAEMAGLVPVAGSSYSYSYATMGEGMAWICGWCLVLEYAVSVAAVAVGAGQYVSEALAAFGQVLPDAMSQPPGDGGVVNIPAVAIVVLAMVLLVRGARESAWINTAIVIIKVGILLFFCAVAFTAFNAGNFEPLMPMGAAGVSAAASRVFFSYIGFDAASTAGEEARNPKRDLPRAILLSMVIVTSIYVLVAVAAIGARPWGWFDGTEAALVQILEETTNQPWIALLFSVGAVLAIASIVLTVLYGQTRILLSMSRDGLVPKIFGRVSPRTGTPAAGTLIVGTAVALTAGLVPLGALADATSIGTLFAFALVNVAVIYLRRHRPDLKRSFRVPLYPMTPVLGTLMCAYLMANLGAETWLVFGAWMLVGIAIYFGYGRRNSKVAALSELDYRELTAKAPSQEPVKAAHS is encoded by the coding sequence GTGACTGTGCCTGTAACCACCGAAAAAACCTTTGCGCCGCGCGTCGGACGGCCCGGCCTCCGGGCCCAACTGCTGCGCCGTAAACCGATCGGCCAGATGATCAGCGAAGCCGGAAGCGGCGGGGGCGGCGGCGGGCTGGTGCGCAGCTTCGGCGTCCTCCAGCTCACCATGATCAGCGTAGGTGCCACCCTGGGGACCGGCATCCTGGTGATCCTCGGGGAATCCGTGCCGCTGGCCGGCCCGGCCATCTGGATCTCCTTCGTCATCGCGGGCCTGGCCGCCCTGCTCTCCGCCGTCTCCTACGCTGAAATGGCCGGGCTGGTTCCGGTGGCCGGCTCAAGCTACTCCTACTCCTACGCCACCATGGGCGAGGGCATGGCGTGGATCTGTGGCTGGTGCCTCGTCCTTGAATACGCCGTCTCCGTGGCAGCAGTAGCTGTGGGCGCCGGGCAGTATGTTAGCGAGGCGCTGGCCGCCTTCGGGCAGGTCCTTCCCGATGCCATGTCCCAGCCCCCGGGTGACGGCGGGGTGGTGAACATTCCCGCGGTGGCCATCGTAGTGCTGGCCATGGTCCTGCTGGTGCGCGGTGCACGGGAAAGCGCCTGGATCAACACCGCCATCGTCATCATCAAGGTGGGCATCCTGCTGTTCTTCTGCGCCGTTGCCTTCACCGCGTTCAACGCCGGAAACTTCGAGCCGCTGATGCCCATGGGTGCCGCCGGCGTCTCAGCCGCAGCTTCGCGGGTGTTCTTTTCCTACATTGGCTTTGATGCGGCCTCCACCGCCGGTGAAGAAGCCAGGAACCCCAAACGCGACCTTCCCCGCGCCATCCTGCTGTCCATGGTGATCGTCACCAGCATCTACGTCCTGGTGGCCGTCGCCGCCATCGGTGCCCGGCCCTGGGGCTGGTTCGACGGCACCGAGGCCGCCCTGGTCCAGATCCTGGAGGAGACCACCAACCAGCCCTGGATCGCCCTGCTCTTTTCCGTCGGTGCCGTCCTGGCCATCGCCAGCATCGTGCTCACCGTCCTCTACGGGCAGACCCGCATCCTGTTGTCCATGTCGCGGGACGGGCTGGTGCCCAAGATCTTCGGACGCGTCTCTCCCCGCACCGGCACCCCGGCCGCCGGCACCCTCATCGTGGGCACCGCCGTTGCGCTCACCGCAGGGCTGGTGCCGCTCGGCGCCCTGGCGGACGCCACCAGCATCGGCACCCTGTTCGCATTCGCGCTGGTCAACGTGGCCGTCATCTACCTGCGCCGCCACCGCCCTGACCTGAAGCGCAGCTTCCGGGTGCCGCTCTACCCCATGACCCCCGTGCTGGGCACGCTGATGTGCGCCTACCTCATGGCCAACCTCGGTGCCGAGACCTGGCTGGTCTTCGGTGCCTGGATGCTCGTGGGCATTGCCATCTACTTCGGCTATGGACGCCGGAACTCGAAGGTAGCGGCTCTCAGCGAGCTCGACTACCGTGAACTGACCGCCAAGGCCCCCAGCCAGGAACCTGTGAAAGCAGCACACTCATGA